A part of Desulfobacter sp. genomic DNA contains:
- a CDS encoding chemotaxis protein CheX: MDVKLINPFINATINVLETMAFMSVEAGKPYLKKGTTAVGDVTGVIGLTGVAHGTIAVTFEESCILTVVSNMLGEEMETLNEDISDAVGELTNMISGQARKELDEIGKVFKAAIPSVITGKNHTIRHYVDGPKIAIPFKTDGGEFTIEVCFDR, from the coding sequence GTGGATGTAAAATTAATCAACCCGTTTATTAACGCAACCATAAATGTCCTGGAAACCATGGCCTTTATGTCGGTGGAGGCCGGGAAACCCTATTTAAAAAAAGGGACAACCGCCGTGGGGGATGTGACCGGTGTGATCGGGTTGACCGGCGTGGCCCACGGCACCATAGCCGTTACCTTTGAAGAAAGCTGCATTTTAACGGTCGTTTCAAACATGCTCGGAGAAGAAATGGAAACCCTTAACGAGGATATCTCCGATGCCGTGGGCGAGTTGACCAATATGATTTCAGGCCAGGCCAGAAAAGAGTTGGATGAGATCGGCAAGGTATTTAAGGCTGCCATTCCGTCTGTAATTACGGGTAAGAATCATACCATCAGGCATTATGTGGACGGACCGAAAATCGCCATTCCGTTTAAAACCGACGGTGGGGAATTTACTATTGAGGTGTGTTTTGACAGGTAG